In Erigeron canadensis isolate Cc75 chromosome 6, C_canadensis_v1, whole genome shotgun sequence, the following are encoded in one genomic region:
- the LOC122604822 gene encoding receptor kinase-like protein Xa21, translated as MKTKWLPFFHTPFLFIILVHVAFSSLVHTTVAQNGTNVVVGDRRALLDIKSMIRDDPQGVMTTWNASSANFCQWQGVTCSPRHQRVTLLDLQSSGLLGSLSPSIGNLSFLRGIRLQNNSFSGDIPPEVGRLFRLEELRLYNNSFTGTIPSTISNCTNLQVLHLGYNKLVGNIPDWIGSLTMLNILIIHGNILKGGIPRFIGNLTFLEALSLGECQLSGSIPDVFHRLTGLRRLAFPGNNLVGNIPPSLFNVTTLEQVFLDGNQLTGRLPDNLGAINPGLEVLSLPDNRLTGPLPPSLLSSPQLAVLDVARNNLSGKLVLTTSRDTCNLNIVSLSSNSFGSGDDDELKFVDDLSICRDLGALDLGFNQLRGFLPQSLGNLSSTLYFLRVASNGFTGSLPSSIGNLAGVTLLDLSSNQFTGTLPMTIGNLENIRMIDFSNNSFSGSIPGSLGNLPLMIELHLSSNQLNGSIPSSLGNCKRLIRLNLDRNNLIGSIPRQLFELTSLSISLNLGNNQLSGQIPVEVGNLRSLTEIILENNRLSGELPSSLGSCSSLQTLNISNNLFSGSLPPSLGSLRALENFDISHNNFTGRIPAYLEVIPLEHLNISFNGFEGEVLRKGVFSNTTAVSVVGNGGLCGGVPELGLPKCNIKKKNKLSLAVILVISIVSGLLCLAIVVMCFVCYGRKRDVEDDPSEPTSGESHVQVSYEMLHKATDGFSTKNFVGDGSYSSVYRGCFDGGVVVAIKVLNLHRRGGSKSFISECEALRNTRHRNLIKVITCCSGIDFQGNEFKAIVYDFMPNGSLDQWLHNGENELTRLNLLQRVCIALDVANALDYLHHHAGKTIVHCDLKPSNILLDDDMVAHVGDFGLSKVLQPEYQNRHNSSSAGVRGTIGYAAPEYGLGSKVSRSGDMYSFGIILLEMIISKKPTDAVFGDGLSLHNYAKTAMSDGVLGVVDPVLLNDDGKYAAGANKEENTGSMNNETCLRLLLEIGVTCSMESPQYRMDTTSVVQELHLIKDGLLGNSTSFLSSV; from the exons ATGAAAACCAAATGGTTACCATTTTTTCACACACCATTTCTCTTCATTATTTTGGTACACGTAGCATTTTCGTCGCTTGTCCACACGACGGTGGCACAGAACGGCACCAACGTTGTTGTTGGTGATCGTCGGGCATTGCTCGATATCAAGTCCATGATACGAGATGACCCACAAGGTGTCATGACCACATGGAACGCCTCGAGTGCTAACTTTTGCCAATGGCAAGGTGTTACTTGCAGCCCGCGTCACCAAAGGGTTACCCTCTTGGATCTTCAATCTAGTGGTTTACTCGGTTCGTTGTCACCTTCCATTGGAAACCTAAGCTTTCTAAGAGGCATTCGCCTCCAAAACAACTCATTTTCGGGCGATATCCCACCTGAAGTTGGCCGTCTGTTTAGACTAGAAGAACTACGTCTATACAACAATTCTTTCACTGGAACCATTCCATCTACTATAAGTAACTGCACAAATCTACAAGTCCTTCACTTGGGTTACAACAAATTAGTTGGTAATATTCCAGATTGGATCGGTTCGTTAACTATGTTAAACATACTCATTATCCATGGCAACATTTTAAAAGGCGGCATTCCACGGTTCATTGGAAACCTGACATTTCTTGAAGCTCTTTCGCTCGGTGAATGCCAGCTCAGTGGAAGCATTCCAGACGTCTTCCACCGGCTTACTGGCCTCAGAAGGCTAGCATTTCCTGGAAATAACCTTGTTGGTAACATCCCACCTTCTCTGTTTAATGTTACAACTTTAGAGCAAGTATTTCTAGATGGTAATCAACTCACTGGTAGACTACCAGATAACCTAGGTGCAATAAATCCTGGTCTAGAAGTACTTTCTTTGCCCGATAACCGATTAACAGGTCCCCTGCCACCTTCTCTTCTTAGTTCACCACAACTAGCTGTCCTAGATGTAGCCCGGAACAATCTATCTGGAAAATTAGTACTTACTACTTCTCGTGATACTTGTAATTTAAATATAGTGTCTTTAAGTTCGAATAGTTTTGGAAGTGGAGACGATGATGAATTGAAATTCGTAGATGATTTGTCGATATGCAGAGACTTAGGAGCGTTAGATCTTGGTTTCAATCAGTTAAGAGGTTTTCTACCTCAATCTTTAGGGAACTTGTCGAGTACTTTGTACTTTCTAAGAGTGGCGTCGAATGGTTTTACTGGCAGTTTGCCTTCATCCATTGGTAATCTTGCCGGTGTGACATTACTAGACTTGTCTAGTAATCAATTCACGGGTACACTTCCAATGACTATTGGTAATCTTGAAAACATAAGAATGATAGATTTTTCCAACAATTCATTCTCAGGAAGTATTCCTGGCTCATTAGGAAACCTGCCATTAATGATTGAACTTCATTTGAGTTCAAACCAATTGAACGGGTCCATACCATCTAGCTTAGGGAACTGTAAGAGACTAATAAGGTTAAACCTCGACCGAAATAACCTTATTGGATCCATACCTAGGCAACTATTCGAACTCACATCGCTTTCCATAAGCTTGAATTTGGGTAATAACCAATTGTCAGGTCAAATTCCTGTAGAGGTAGGCAACCTTAGGAGCTTAACAGAAATTATCCTGGAAAATAATCGCTTGTCAGGTGAGCTTCCAAGCAGTCTTGGAAGCTGCAGCAGCCTGCAGACTCTAAACATAAGCAACAACTTGTTTTCGGGATCACTTCCACCATCGTTGGGATCTTTACGAGCGCTTGAGAACTTTGACATCTCACATAACAACTTCACTGGGCGGATTCCAGCTTACTTGGAAGTAATCCCTTTGGAGCATCTCAACATATCATTCAACGGTTTTGAGGGCGAGGTGTTGAGAAAAGGAGTTTTTTCTAACACAACTGCAGTTTCTGTTGTTGGCAATGGTGGGCTTTGTGGTGGTGTACCTGAACTCGGGTTACCTAAGTgcaatattaaaaagaaaaataagttgAGTCTTGCAGTTATATTAGTGATTTCTATAGTTTCAGGTCTGCTTTGCTTGGCCATAGTAGTGATGTGTTTCGTGTGCTACGGACGAAAAAGGGATGTGGAGGATGATCCATCTGAGCCTACATCCGGGGAGTCCCACGTTCAGGTTTCTTACGAAATGCTCCACAAAGCAACTGATGGGTTTTCCACAAAAAACTTCGTCGGTGACGGTAGTTATTCTTCTGTTTATAGAGGATGTTTCGATGGTGGTGTAGTTGTTGCTATAAAAGTACTAAACCTTCATCGCCGAGGAGGTTCCAAGAGCTTCATATCTGAGTGTGAAGCTTTAAGAAATACCCGACATAGGAACCTAATAAAGGTCATAACTTGTTGCAGTGGCATCGACTTCCAAGGCAATGAATTCAAAGCCATTGTTTACGACTTCATGCCTAATGGAAGTTTAGATCAATGGCTGCATAATGGGGAAAACGAGCTCACTCGACTAAATTTACTTCAAAGAGTGTGTATAGCATTGGATGTGGCTAATGCACTCgattatcttcatcatcatgcCGGAAAAACTATTGTTCACTGCGATCTGAAACCAAGCAACATTCTTCTCGACGATGACATGGTTGCACATGTTGGTGATTTTGGGCTCTCAAAGGTTCTTCAACCCGAATACCAAAATAGACATAATAGCAGTTCAGCTGGAGTCAGAGGAACCATTGGGTATGCAGCTCCAG AATATGGGCTTGGGAGCAAAGTGTCAAGGAGCGGAGATATGTATAGTTTTGGGATAATATTGCTGGAGATGATCATAAGTAAGAAACCTACTGATGCCGTGTTTGGAGATGGGCTCAGCCTGCACAACTATGCCAAGACAGCCATGAGTGACGGCGTACTAGGGGTTGTTGATCCAGTACTTCTGAACGACGATGGGAAGTATGCAGCGGGAGCTAATAAGGAAGAAAATACAGGTAGCATGAATAATGAAACTTGTTTGCGTCTGTTGCTCGAGATAGGGGTGACATGTTCCATGGAGTCACCTCAGTATCGAATGGACACAACCAGCGTCGTCCAAGAGCTGCACTTGATAAAGGATGGACTTTTAGGGAACTCTACCAGTTTTTTGTCCTCAGTTTGA
- the LOC122603707 gene encoding SWR1 complex subunit 2, with the protein MGSDKEDGVVFLDRASRATRGKRMTKLVDDEIEEDNEFWNQEALKEEEDDTNYVEENEAVDVFDSDFDEDEPEAEEETDNEPDDRKRPRKRLIYPGKPRSAPPVKQRMSFPGKELPKKKKMKVLSEPDSSNGDDTNPEQSKSTPQEDHDVNDDTEVEKTTRKSTRTAVVVRQAERDANRAALQATMKPIKRKKEGEEKKMTQEEMLLEAAQTEIMNLRNLERVLAREEEVKKKAIVHKAVYTGPQIRYLSKDGYSYLEFINGVTFQSQIPTSAPPYPDKAICAVTGLPAKYRDPKTGLPYANKEAFKIIRERLVNENSGTKEKNSMGMLYDLAREEGFTKKKRRSINPNSKENSYLRSSARFRQIPAFEYIDSE; encoded by the exons ATGGGGTCAGACAAAGAAGATGGTGTTGTTTTTCTTGATCGAGCTTCTCGGGCTACTAGAGGCAAACG gaTGACCAAGTtggttgatgatgaaattgaagaAGATAATGAGTTTTGGAACCAAGAGGCTTTAAAAGAG GAAGAAGACGATACAAACTATGTGGAAGAAAATGAGGCTGTAGATGTTTTTGACAGCGACTTCGATGAAGAT GAACCTGAGGCAGAAGAGGAAACAGATAATGAGCCGGACGACAG GAAGCGGCCCAGGAAGAGATTGATATATCCAGGAAAGCCGAGATCAGCACCTCCGGTAAAGCAGAGAATGTCATTTCCAGGAAAGGAGTTgccaaaaaagaagaaaatgaaggTTCTTTCAGAACCTGATAGCTCTAATGGAGATGACACAAATCCCGAACAGTCAAAGTCAACACCCCAAGAAGATCATGATGTAAATGATGATACGGAAGTTGAGAAAACAACTAGAAAGTCAACACGAACTGCAGTTGTTGTTAGGCAAGCTGAAAGAGATGCGAATCGTGCAGCTCTGCAAGCAACAATGAAG ccaataaaaaggaaaaaggaaggCGAGGAGAAGAAGATGACCCAAGAAGAGATGCTTTTAGAAGCTGCTCAAACAG AAATTATGAACTTAAGGAACTTAGAACGGGTATTGGCACGGGAGGAAGAAGTGAAGAAAAAAGCTATTGTCCATAAAGCTGTCTACACTGGCCCTCAGATACGATACCTTTCTAAAGACG GTTACTCGTATCTTGAATTTATCAATGGAGTGACATTTCAGTCTCAAATTCCTACATCGGCCCCTCCAT ATCCGGATAAGGCTATCTGTGCAGTTACAGGATTACCTGCAAA ATACCGTGATCCTAAGACGGGATTGCCATATGCAAACAAAGAGGCTTTTAAGATTATTCGTGAGCG GCTTGTGAACGAGAATAGCGGCACTAAAGAGAAAAACAGCATGGGAATGCTGTATGATCTGGCCCGTGAGGAAGGTTTCACTAAGAAGAAGAGGAGATCAATCAACCCAAACAGCAAAGAGAACTCTTATCTCAGATCCTCGGCTCGTTTTCGCCAAATTCCAGCTTTCGAATACATTGACTCAGAATAG
- the LOC122606188 gene encoding homeobox-DDT domain protein RLT3, translating to MSKRSNKKNNKCNNNNKKNKVVVAGKRKQAVKKSKLGLRLIQLENDGGLLSSDYILSKVFRKDGPPLGVDFDTVPSHAFHFCIPKDSHISHRACQEKQRALKRQKTSKSADVEDQFMPSDSASPKHGMGKALMSVWRLSNRESNLVNKHGVGKGLMAIQRLTNPGATNLPICANNDLGACSKFPPSTSRKAPTQGKNKSKRQQPVMRRIANKLQEKKSSARSKKVRCEHVPKEKQIQMEICDIALVRGRTEEDLFQYSMLVDDEELELRELQETSSSVTCCAYCAENRLHGCSLCKDLLAKFPPNAVRMRQPLHMQPWESSPQLVKELFKIFHFISTYAVLIGIQAFTLDELAQSFIDKDSQLLGKLNIALLKLLLTGVEKELDSGFLSHINKNWKYRELLQSVEREESVLKLWKKSLNSLTWIEILREVLVAAGFGSKHDTSPKEPPTKEAALMASYGLKRGTLKGELFTTLLMQGSSGMKISELATCSSIVELKLATTANKVEELISSILSSDISLFEKISFTTYRLRSSAIVKDAEDDQSDLEDCGSVDDDAGDINNHHNIDDSDDGSRVSIASKLGKKNLSKSKDNTVNSEIDESHPGEMWLLGLMEGEYSDLNIEEKLNALSALLDLLRAGSSIIVEEPVSSSIQCAPNVFHIGSGAKIKRSTAKQQRMVMPLESGCSQINGGESDTLQPIDSSAVISVIHEKSGDKDTTESEVDDLHPMQSIYLGSDRRYNRYWMFLGPCNMCDPGHKRVYFESSEDGRWEVIETEEALANLLSALDQRGRRECHLLSSLGKFEAHLRKAMSSLDDDVRVGRPTVSGESERSISRDDSSSAVSDVDNLFGLSSVNHDNLASTSALATSIGNREQAKQKWCRLQQFDVWLWNSFRSALNSVKYGKRSFMDSLARCERCHDLYWRDEKHCQICHTTFELDFDLEERYAIHVATCRDDSAPDGFPKHKILSSQLQSLKAAAYTLESAMPEGAMVGAWTKSAHNLWVKRLRRTSTLAELLQVLGDFVAAINKGWSHESETALGFGYDLDDIIASFVVMPQTSSAVALWLVKLDILVAPYLQKVDLEKTTHVSTRTRSRGKGMLVQ from the exons tgtaataataataataagaaaaataaagtaGTGGTTGCCGGGAAGAGAAAACAGGCGGTGAAGAAATCGAAATTAGGTTTACGATTGATACAGCTGGAAAATGATGGTGGATTGTTGAGTAGTGATTATATTTTGAGCAAAGTTTTTCGGAAAGACGGACCGCCGCTCGGTGTCGATTTCGACACCGTTCCTTCTCATGCTTTTCATTTCTGTATTCCCAAAG ATTCACATATTTCTCATCGTGCTTGCCAAGAAAAACAACGAGCACTTAAAAGGCAAAAG ACTTCCAAGTCTGCCGATGTTGAAGACCAATTTATGCCTTCAGATAGTGCTTCACCTAAACATGGTATGGGAAAAGCTTTAATGTCAGTATGGCGACTTTCAAACAGGGAGAGTAATTTAGTGAATAAACATGGTGTTGGAAAAGGTTTAATGGCAATTCAGCGATTAACAAATCCTGGTGCCACAAACCTTCCAATATGTGCCAACAATGACCTTGGGGCTTGTTCTAAGTTTCCACCTTCTACATCACGCAAAGCACCTACTCAAGGGAAAAATAAGTCAAAAAGACAACAACCTGTGATG AGGAGGATAGCGAACAAATTACAGGAGAAGAAGTCTTCAGCGAGAAGCAAAAAG GTGAGATGTGAACATGTTCCCAAGGAAAAGCAAATCCAGATGGAAATATGTGACATTGCTCTGGTGAGAGGTAGAACTGAAGAAGACCTATTTCAATATTCCATGCTGGTAGATGACGAGGAACTGGAACTAAGAGAACTTCAAGAAACTTCAAGTTCAGTGACATGCTGTGCTTATTGTGCAGAGAACAGGTTGCATGGTTGTTCTCTTTGCAAAG ATTTGCTGGCAAAGTTCCCTCCAAACGCTGTCAGAATGCGGCAACCCTTACATATGCAACCGTGGGAATCATCTCCACAACTTGTTAAAGAACTCTTCAAG ATATTTCACTTTATCAGCACTTATGCTGTACTAATTGGCATCCAGGCCTTCACACTTGATGAGCTTGCACAATCCTTTATTGATAAG GATTCCCAATTGCTTGGGAAACTCAATATAGCCCTTCTGAAATTACTTCTCACTGGTGTTGAGAAGGAACTTGATAGTGGATTTCTATCTCATATTAACAAAAACTGGAAGTATCGTGAATTGCTTCAGTCA GTAGAACGCGAAGAATCTGTTCTGAAATTGTGGAAGAAATCATTGAATTCCTTAACGTGGATAGAGATATTACGTGAGGTGTTGGTTGCAGCTGGTTTTGGTTCCAAACATGACACTTCACCTAAAGAACCTCCCACCAAG GAAGCTGCTCTGATGGCTAGTTATGGCTTAAAACGAGGGACCCTGAAGGGTGAATTATTCACCACATTATTAATGCAAGGAAGTAGTGGGATGAAAATTTCAGAATTGGCAACATGTTCATCT ATCGTTGAATTGAAGCTTGCCACTACAGCCAATAAAGTAGAGGAACTAATAAGCTCAATATTGTCGAGCGATATTTCTTTGTTTGAGAAAATTTCTTTTACTACATATCGTCTACGTAGTAGCGCCATCGTTAAGGATGCTGAGGATGATCAATCTGATCTTGAAGATTGTGGAAGTGTTGATGATGATGCCGGAGATATTAACAATCATCACAATatagatgattctgatgatggtTCACGAGTATCAATTGCTAGTAAACTTGGAAAAAAGAACCTTTCTAAAAGCAAAGATAATACTGTAAACTCTGAAATTGATGAGAGCCACCCTGGGGAAATGTGGTTATTAGGACTGATGGAAGGTGAATATTCAGATCTGAATATTGAAGAGAAATTGAATGCTTTATCGGCTCTGCTTGATCTACTGAGAGCTGGTTCGAGTATCATAGTGGAG GAACCTGTATCATCGTCTATTCAGTGTGCTCCTAATGTTTTTCATATTGGTTCCGgggcaaaaataaaaagatcaaCAGCAAAGCAACAAAGGATGGTCATGCCACTTGAGAGTGGCTGCAGTCAGATAAATGGTGGTGAATCGGATACGCTACAACCTATTGATTCTTCGGCAGTTATCTCAGTAATTCACGAGAAAAGTGGGGACAAGGATACAACAGAATCAGAAGTGGATGATTTACATCCCATGCAATCAATATATCTGGGATCTGATCGTAGGTATAATAGATACTGGATGTTCTTGGGCCCTTGCAACATGTGCGATCCGGGCCATAAAAGGGTTTACTTCGAATCGTCTGAAGATGGCCGATGGGAGGTGATTGAAACAGAAGAG GCTTTAGCCAACTTATTATCAGCTTTGGACCAAAGGGGAAGACGGGAGTGTCATCTCCTTTCATCTTTGGGAAAATTTGAGGCTCATCTGCGTAAAGCTATGTCCAGTTTGGACGATGATGTCAGAGTTGGGCGACCAACCGTTTCTGGTGAATCTGAAAGGAGTATTTCCAGAGATGACAGCTCTTCAGCTGTGTCCGACGTAGACAACCTGTTTGGCCTAAGTTCTGTGAATCATGATAATCTGGCTTCCACTAGTGCTTTAGCTACTTCAATTGGAAACAGAGAGCAGGCTAAACAGAAATGGTGTCGCCTTCAACAATTTGATGTTTGGTTGTGGAACTCGTTCCGTTCTGCCTTAAATTCAGTTAAATATGGTAAAAGGTCTTTTATGGATTCACTTGCTAGGTGTGAAAGGTGTCATGATCTATATTGGAGAGATGAGAAACATTGTCAGATTTGCCATACAACATTTGAGCTTGATTTTGATCTAGAAGAAAGATATGCGATTCATGTTGCCACGTGTAGGGATGATTCAGCCCCTGATGGGTTTCCGAAGCATAAAATCTTATCGTCACAGTTACAGTCACTCAAAGCTGCAGCGTACACTCTTGAG TCAGCTATGCCGGAGGGTGCAATGGTGGGTGCATGGACAAAATCTGCACATAACCTTTGGGTCAAGCGTTTAAGACGTACTTCCACATTGGCGGAGTTGCTACAG GTTCTTGGTGATTTTGTTGCTGCTATTAACAAGGGGTGGTCGCATGAAAGTGAAACAGCTCTTGGTTTTGGTTATGATTTGGATGATATCATTGCAAGCTTTGTGGTGATGCCCCAAACATCATCTGCAGTTGCATTGTGGTTGGTAAAGTTGGATATCTTAGTCGCTCCTTATTTACAGAAGGTTGACCTTGAAAAGACAACCCATGTGTCTACAAGAACTAGATCAAGAG GTAAAGGCATGCTAGTTCAGTAG